GCGTTTCGCCGGGAACTTGAACAAACCGAGGCCGCGCAAAATGCCCAACTGGCTGCGCTGGAAGCGAAAATGGGCCGCGAACGGGCTGAAGCCCAGGCCGAGGCGCGGGGTATGCTGCTGGCCAACATGAGCCATGAAATCCGCACACCGATGAATGCCATTCTGGGCATGACCGCGCTGACCTTGAAGTCAAACCTGCCCGAGCAGGAACGTGGTTACCTGCTCAAGGTGCAAGACGCGGCCAAGTCACTGCTCAGCCTGCTGAACGATATTCTCGACTTTTCCAAAGCCGAAGCCGGCATGGTGGAATTTGAGCGCATTCCTTTCACACTGGATGAGGTGCTGGCAAGCTCCTTTCTGGCAGTGCAAAGCCAGGCGGCAGGCCGCAAGCTGTTGCTGTTGAATGAGGTGGCACCCGGCTATTCAAGCCAACTGGGTCAGCGCCTGGTGGGCGACCCGTCGCGTTTGCGGCAGGTGCTGAGCAACCTGCTGAGCAATGCAGTCAAGTTCACGGAAAGAGGGTCCGTGCGCGTTCATTCCACGCTGAAGACCCTATCGGACAGCACGCTGGAATTGCGCATTGAAGTGCACGACAGCGGCCCCGGTTTGAGCAAGGCCCAAGTGGATCGGATTTTCGAGAAATTTGCGCAAGGTGACACCAGCGTAAGCCGGATGTACGGGGGCACAGGCCTGGGCTTGAGCATTGCCCGCGAACTGGTTAACCGAATGGGCGGGGAAATTTCAGTGGAAAGCACGCCGGGCAAGGGCAGCTGTTTCTGGTTTTCCGTGCCGCTTGCCTATGAACACGATGTGTTGCTGGAACCCCTGCCACTGGGTCGACAAAATGCCGTGTTGTTGCACCAACCCGGCGAGGTGGCGCAATGCCTGTTGTCCGTATTGGGCGCAACCGGGCTACAAATTCGACACGTCAGCACTCTGGGGGGGTTGTTGCAAGCCCTGGCCAGTGCGCCTGTAAATTGGCTGCTGGTTCAATCTGACCTGCTGGAAGCCAATGCACCGCTGCCCGATGAACTGCTGAACGTTCTCAACCGCCCTGCCCCGGGCCTTGTGGCGATTGACCGTGACTTTTTGTCAGCCGACAGTGCCCTGCTCGCAGCCTTGCCCATGGAACTGGGCAAACGCCTGCTGCACCTTGCACACCCGGTGCTGTCGCAAGACTTGATCAACGCACCCCGCCGCCATGAAACACGGCCAAGCCCGGCTGACCCGGAGCAACTGGCCGCGGCCCACCTGCGGGGCAAAAAAATTCTGGTACTGGAAGACCACCCGGTGAACCAGGTGCTGATTCGTTCGCTGCTGGAATTGGTTCACATGGAAGTGACGCTGTGTGGGCAAGGCCAACAGGCCGTGGCCCTGCTGGACCGGGACGATTGCATGGAATTCGACGCCATCATCACCGACCTTGAAATGCCCGTGATGGACGGATATGAATTCATGGTGTGGTTAAGGGACCAAACCCGGTGGATGGAAACGCCTGTCATTGGTTTAACCGGCCATGCCTTTTCTGAAACACGCATGCGCTGCCTTGAACTGGGCATGGATGATTTCATCACCAAGCCAATCGAGCCCCATGTGCTGTACAACGCCCTGTTGCAGCTGCTGGGTGCGGACAAGCAGCCCACACCGGCGAACTACGGCAACATGCCGGCCTTGCCCAACCTGTTTTTGGCCCATTGCGCCGATCTGCCTGCGAAACTGGGCGAGTGCCTGGCCAGCGAGAATGTGGATGCCTTTGTACGCGAAATACATTCCATGGTCAGCCTGCTGGCTTTGCTGGATGAACAGGCACTTCACCGGCAGTTCCGCGAATTCGAGCAGGGTTTGCGCAGCGGCAGCCTGAAAGCCCCTTCGGTACTGGATGAAATCGCGCTGATGTGGCCAGGGCTGGTACACCGCTACCTGCAACAGGCCAAGTCCACTACCCCGGTTTAGGTGAAACCAACCCCCCGACTGGGTGAACCTCCCCGAA
The nucleotide sequence above comes from Limnobacter thiooxidans. Encoded proteins:
- a CDS encoding hybrid sensor histidine kinase/response regulator, which translates into the protein MKLAVLFRFVLFATVLGLGSNVWMSYRADQLQESQAKLLTMRLDAVNALRLLQSEFDALQTLVAAFVVSKNSLHLVNYYELLDAHAGARQYATPVDNVYWSNLIAGNIEAVPLLPGQGETIESRLMVPERLAPEIGNDQQSSVDTILRLSKQLREREQIVFALTQGLYDPVLKKYVSEAEPRDDLAIQMLFSEEYLGLSNAIRAQIQGRIGAVERGFQTVIAQQAENMKTTAKIDFYLGLLVALLALVGLAVLQRFVVAPLRELNTVSKQIALGNYKTNLPTPRFVTEMVNLIKGFALMIGAFRRELEQTEAAQNAQLAALEAKMGRERAEAQAEARGMLLANMSHEIRTPMNAILGMTALTLKSNLPEQERGYLLKVQDAAKSLLSLLNDILDFSKAEAGMVEFERIPFTLDEVLASSFLAVQSQAAGRKLLLLNEVAPGYSSQLGQRLVGDPSRLRQVLSNLLSNAVKFTERGSVRVHSTLKTLSDSTLELRIEVHDSGPGLSKAQVDRIFEKFAQGDTSVSRMYGGTGLGLSIARELVNRMGGEISVESTPGKGSCFWFSVPLAYEHDVLLEPLPLGRQNAVLLHQPGEVAQCLLSVLGATGLQIRHVSTLGGLLQALASAPVNWLLVQSDLLEANAPLPDELLNVLNRPAPGLVAIDRDFLSADSALLAALPMELGKRLLHLAHPVLSQDLINAPRRHETRPSPADPEQLAAAHLRGKKILVLEDHPVNQVLIRSLLELVHMEVTLCGQGQQAVALLDRDDCMEFDAIITDLEMPVMDGYEFMVWLRDQTRWMETPVIGLTGHAFSETRMRCLELGMDDFITKPIEPHVLYNALLQLLGADKQPTPANYGNMPALPNLFLAHCADLPAKLGECLASENVDAFVREIHSMVSLLALLDEQALHRQFREFEQGLRSGSLKAPSVLDEIALMWPGLVHRYLQQAKSTTPV